The nucleotide sequence ACAACATCAGTATGTACAAGCAAAGAAATCCCATTGTTGTTTTAAATATCTTCAAAGAACAATTTGAAAGCAAATCACAACCTAATGCTCCGGTTCCATCGTGTTCTTCCAGTTGTTTTAAATATCTTCAAAGAACAATTTGAAAGCAAATCACAACTTACGATCAATTGATTGACACTCTTCCGTTGTTGTTTTAAATATCTTCAAAGAACAATTTGAAAGCAAATCACAACATGGTTGCTTATGCGCAGAGCGGTGAATCTGTTGTTTTAAATATCTTCAAAGAACAATTTGAAAGCAAATCACAACAGAATCTATAATTTCAACACTGCTATCATCGTTGTTTTAAATATCTTCAAAGAACAATTTGAAAGCAAATCACAACTGGTGAGGAAGTATTTGATTCAACTAATTGTTGTTTTAAATATCTTCAAAGAACAATTTGAAAGCAAATCACAACGACGCAAACGATATAACTCTGCCTAACAATGTTGTTTTAAATATCTTCAAAGAACAATTTGAAAGCAAATCACAACATTGAAAGTGCAAGGTTGATAATCATAATGTTGTTTTAAATATCTTCAAAGAACAATTTGAAAGCAAATCACAACGAAAACACAATTGCGCGGAGCAGCGGCAGGTTGTTTTAAATATCTTCAAAGAACAATTTGAAAGCAAATCACAACATATTTATAAAATAGCGCAATAAAAATTTAGTTGTTTTAAATATCTTCAAAGAACAATTTGAAAGCAAATCACAACAATATATATCTGATGCAAACGATATAACCGTTGTTTTAAATATCTTCAAAGAACAATTTGAAAGCAAATCACAACTAAAATATCGGCTTAATGTTATGCTATTAGTTGTTTTAAATATCTTCAAAGAACAATTTGAAAGCAAATCACAACGCTTCAATAGTTTTGTCTGATAAAGCGATGGTTGTTTTAAATATCTTCAAAGAACAATTTGAAAGCAAATCACAACATATCTAGAACAATCTTTGTAAGAGTATAAGTTGTTTTAAATATCTTCAAAGAACAATTTGAAAGCAAATCACAACAATACTGAGTAACCAAATCCGATAGGATTTGTTGTTTTAAATATCTTCAAAGAACAATTTGAAAGCAAATCACAACGCATTGAGCAAACAATGCAGCCAGTATTTGGTTGTTTTAAATATCTTCAAAGAACAATTTGAAAGCAAATCACAACAGTTTTCATCTTTTTGCGCTTTAGTTTCCAGTTGTTTTAAATATCTTCAAAGAACAATTTGAAAGCAAATCACAACAATCAACAGGTTTATTTGCATTTGGATATTGTTGTTTTAAATATCTTCAAAGAACAATTTGAAAGCAAATCACAACTACCATCTTGAACCTTTGTCGACAAAATCAGTTGTTTTAAATATCTTCAAAGAACAATTTGAAAGCAAATCACAACTAAAGGTATTACGTTGGTATTACCATCGTAGTTGTTTTAAATATCTTCAAAGAACAATTTGAAAGCAAATCACAACACAGCATCTCGAATATCAATAGTTATTCTGGTTGTTTTAAATATCTTCAAAGAACAATTTGAAAGCAAATCACAACACAATTGCTGGATGGGTAACAATAATGTTCGTTGTTTTAAATATCTTCAAAGAACAATTTGAAAGCAAATCACAACGCGCTTGCATAGCGGTATGAATTGCCATCGGTTGTTTTAAATATCTTCAAAGAACAATTTGAAAGCAAATCACAACAACCTCAGAGGTATCTAATGTTAACCCTGCGTTGTTTTAAATATCTTCAAAGAACAATTTGAAAGCAAATCACAACTGCGCATGGACTATTGGTGCATATGTAAGAGTTGTTTTAAATATCTTCAAAGAACAATTTGAAAGCAAATCACAACAAGTTTGGTAAAACAATAATCGCGGTTAAAGTTGTTTTAAATATCTTCAAAGAACAATTTGAAAGCAAATCACAACAAATTGATTCATTCGAGCAGGTAGATAAAGGTTGTTTTAAATATCTTCAAAGAACAATTTGAAAGCAAATCACAACTCAAACGTCATTCTTTAATTGGTCCAATAAGTTGTTTTAAATATCTTCAAAGAACAATTTGAAAGCAAATCACAACGTAATCAGCCATCGTCCGTTTTTACATAAGTTGTTTTAAATATCTTCAAAGAACAATTTGAAAGCAAATCACAACTAAATTGGCCGCAGGTTATGCAGTAGTTAGTTGTTTTAAATATCTTCAAAGAACAATTTGAAAGCAAATCACAACTTACCTGTTTAAAGCCCAGCTTCGCCATTGTTGTTTTAAATATCTTCAAAGAACAATTTGAAAGCAAATCACAACTTGTTTATATAAATTAACACAATTGTAATAGTTGTTTTAAATATCTTCAAAGAACAATTTGAAAGCAAATCACAACTGCTTGGCGGGCATTTATAGACATATTTGTGTTGTTTTAAATATCTTCAAAGAACAATTTGAAAGCAAATCACAACAACGTTATAACGGCGGCTGGACAAAAAGTAGTTGTTTTAAATATCTTCAAAGAACAATTTGAAAGCAAATCACAACAGCGCCATCCTGTAAATTGTATGATCACTTGTTGTTTTAAATATCTTCAAAGAACAATTTGAAAGCAAATCACAACTATCGTCAACACTTACATACAGATCTGTTGGTTGTTTTAAATATCTTCAAAGAACAATTTGAAAGCAAACCACAACTTTGTCAAACTGCTAAAGAACGCTTTTCCGTTGTTTTAAATATCTTCAAAGAACAAATTGAAATCAAACCACAACGGTATGAACGTTGTATTGTCATATAAATATGTTGTTTTAAATATCTTCAAAGAACAAATTGAAAGCAAATCACAACTTCTTCATCAGTTTGATATTTGAAAGCGTGTTGTTTTAAATATCTTCAAAGAACAAATTGAAAGCAAAAATAATCATTAATTTTATTAAACAAAACTGTCCTTGAAATAACATAAAACCATACAAATTCAGTGGCACTTATTTTTCTATTTTAAAATCAGCCTAACAATATCCTGGTAATTAAAATCCAGTTTTCAAACAATGATGAAATCTTTTTATATAGATTTCATCTTTATAAAACAAAAGTTAATTACACTAAATATTAAGGAATATTGAAAGCATTAAAATAAGGTTATACCCTAATTTATTATTTGGAATAATAAGGGTATAACCTTAGATTTGTATTGTAAAATTAAGGGTATAACCTAATGAAAGACTTAAATAAAAAATTAATGATTGAACAATTAGATAGAAAGTTCGAAAAACTGGCTGTATTGAAAGATTTGGAAATTTCGCCTAAGGGTTGGATAAATGCTATTCGAACCGGATTAAATATGTCCCTGGTTCAACTTGCTAAACGGCTTAAAATAACTTCTGTTTCGGTTAAAGAGATTGAACAACGCGAAATAGACAAAGGTATTTCACTTAAAAAATTAACGGAAGTAGCTGAGGTGCTCAATTGCCATTTTGTTTATGCATTTATTCCTAAAGATGGATCATTGACAAAGATGATTGAAAAACGTGCGTTTGAAGTTGCTAAAGAAATTGTTCTTAGAACTTCGCACACAATGAAGCTTGAAGACCAGGAAAATTCTGAAGAGAGAATTATAAAAGCTATTGCAGACAGAGCAGAAAAAATTAAAAACGAAATGCCGAAGTATTTATGGGATTAGACTTCGATTATTCTGAAGGACAAACTCCTCTTGATGAAGATGAGAAGGAAGGATTACTAATTCCTACAGTAACTACCCGTGGTGAACTGGATGAGTTTGAACAGCTTGGGGTTGAAAAAGCAAATGAATGGCTATTAGCCAGAAAGTTAAGTGTCAATAAAATCCTTACAGAAGAATTTGTGAAAGATTTACACAAAAGAATGTTCAGCGATATATGGGAATGGGCTGGTGAATTCAGAAAGACAAATAAGAATATTGGTGTTGATAAAATTATGATTGGGATAGAATTAAAAAATATTCTTGATGATTGTAACTGCTGGATTGAAAATAAAGTTTTGCCCGAAGATGAAATTGCTGTGCGATTAAGTCATCGTATGGTATCAATTCATCCATTTGCAAACGGCAATGGGAGGCATTCTCGTTTAATGGCAGATGTGTTAATTAATAAAGGATTCGGCAAATCATATTTTACATGGGGCAGTCAAAGTCTTACAAAAGAAAGTGAAGCACGAAGCGCATACATAAAAGCACTTAGAGAGGCAGATAATCTGGATTATAAATCCTTAATTAAATTTGCGCGTTCATAAAATATACTTATAGAAAAAGTAAATGAATTAATGCGTTTGAGTAATGTCCCTGAAGAAAAGCTAACCAAAGAAAATAAATAGTAAAATGAAAAAGCAATCGATTATAATTTCTGTTGCTGCAGTTCGCTAATAATGCAATTTATCCATACGCTAAAAAAGTGCATGTAATTAAAATCTTCCCAAACAAAACTGTCCGTAAACTGTCCGTGAAATTGCATATAACCATACAAATTCAGTGCAGTAATATTTTAAATACAGCTTAAAATCGCAATATTCTACTCTTTAAATCTGAATTGCATTCAAGAGGTCAGGGATTAATTAAAAGGTACTTCTTTTAACCTCAAAACTCTTTGCGTACTTTGCGATTCCTCTGCGTGCTTTGCGTTTAAACTCCATTCGAAATATTGTTTAACAAAGATATTAGAGAGAACTTCCTGGAATCTATTTTCAGCTCTTGTTGCTGACTCTAATTTTAAATTAATGGTTTCGGTCATTCAAAAGGAAAAATTGAAGAAAC is from Ignavibacteriales bacterium and encodes:
- a CDS encoding mobile mystery protein A; its protein translation is MKDLNKKLMIEQLDRKFEKLAVLKDLEISPKGWINAIRTGLNMSLVQLAKRLKITSVSVKEIEQREIDKGISLKKLTEVAEVLNCHFVYAFIPKDGSLTKMIEKRAFEVAKEIVLRTSHTMKLEDQENSEERIIKAIADRAEKIKNEMPKYLWD
- a CDS encoding mobile mystery protein B, with translation MGLDFDYSEGQTPLDEDEKEGLLIPTVTTRGELDEFEQLGVEKANEWLLARKLSVNKILTEEFVKDLHKRMFSDIWEWAGEFRKTNKNIGVDKIMIGIELKNILDDCNCWIENKVLPEDEIAVRLSHRMVSIHPFANGNGRHSRLMADVLINKGFGKSYFTWGSQSLTKESEARSAYIKALREADNLDYKSLIKFARS